From a region of the Pseudanabaena sp. BC1403 genome:
- a CDS encoding YraN family protein: MAKEVGDRGEILVAQLLKANGWEILETQWHCCWGELDLIACDRQWLLFIEVKTRSDRNWDADGSLAITRKKQAKLIKSASTFLAQNPQLSSLACRFDVALVRRTKAADFCLQTYIEQAFDAYSNVRDS; encoded by the coding sequence ATGGCAAAAGAAGTAGGCGATCGCGGGGAGATACTAGTAGCCCAACTGCTAAAGGCTAATGGTTGGGAAATTTTGGAAACCCAGTGGCACTGTTGTTGGGGAGAGTTGGATTTGATTGCTTGTGATCGCCAATGGTTGCTATTTATTGAAGTGAAAACCCGCAGCGATCGCAATTGGGATGCTGATGGCAGCCTAGCAATTACACGCAAGAAACAAGCCAAACTAATTAAATCCGCATCTACATTTTTAGCGCAAAATCCACAGCTATCTTCACTTGCTTGTCGGTTTGATGTTGCCCTAGTCCGCCGCACAAAAGCTGCTGATTTTTGCTTACAGACATATATTGAACAAGCCTTTGACGCATATAGCAATGTAAGAGATAGCTAG
- a CDS encoding pentapeptide repeat-containing protein: MKITVFTLRNFIFQAINMLLCLALILTGANPALADVYVKAFLEGADFSGRSLQGYQFNESDLRNTSFINADAQGVSFFAANMKEANLTGANLSYSTLDNARLDKANLTNAVIQGSFAYGTSFNNVIIDGADFTDVDLRPPVRLKLCQSAKGQNPVTGRFTRETLECN; the protein is encoded by the coding sequence ATGAAAATCACAGTTTTTACATTACGCAATTTTATTTTCCAAGCAATAAATATGCTGCTGTGTTTAGCCCTAATCTTGACAGGAGCTAACCCAGCTTTAGCAGATGTATATGTTAAAGCTTTTCTGGAAGGAGCTGACTTTTCGGGACGCTCACTCCAAGGCTATCAATTTAATGAATCTGATCTGCGAAATACATCATTTATTAATGCTGACGCTCAAGGAGTCAGTTTTTTTGCCGCCAATATGAAAGAGGCAAATCTGACAGGAGCAAATCTCAGCTATAGCACGCTTGATAATGCCCGCCTTGATAAGGCAAACTTAACCAATGCCGTAATTCAAGGCTCATTTGCTTACGGTACTTCTTTCAATAATGTGATAATTGATGGTGCAGACTTTACGGATGTAGATTTACGTCCACCAGTTCGTCTAAAGCTCTGTCAATCAGCGAAAGGACAAAACCCTGTAACTGGTAGATTTACCCGCGAGACTCTCGAGTGCAACTAA
- a CDS encoding SpoIIE family protein phosphatase, giving the protein MQLNETSNDLSSGRLLQRSLLPQSLPAYPGLDIAAEVWTAVDLGGDYYQFLEQSGTLAVAIADSSGKSVAGAIHAALFKGQLDAYGQQGRLQNPASMLNSLNQLLCKSGTDDAIAFCYGALNLFTYELHLGNAGIPGPLIYRAETDTCEEVVNPAIALGRFDSATYKATSRSLNEGDIAIFFSDGLFEATSPSGEEFGRSSGNDISPLRKTVIELAKYPAKDILQGLKVALDQFSELEFPDDDVSIVVIKLKTKVKFSELRNCPYLESLQAWQRSEEIDESCLLRGTRLAESLAWAEGQPELPRIDLNFLEASQRVNEREQLMAARAADADRLEKLSQELEKSLDAERRQRIVAEMGEINEKIVAYTISSEALFLSNNHIEAMIAGVIGGVQLKRLTTQVEESTLENLRANTQIRAITALEQVVYGTHEFNRLEGHGFWVNKVCYSRDGQFIASASSDRTIKIWDASGVLLQTLTSHTNWVTSVAFSPNGNQLVSGSRDNMVKIWNRDESANGNFASQPIATLRGHEGPVLDVCFSHDGEMIASASEDTTVRLWKNDGTVIRTLRGGHDRWVTCVAFHPNSKSLVSGSADRSLIVWNTLGVKLRHLRGHDSFVESVAYAPNGLAIVSGSRDRTVKMWGSDGVVIKTFYGHSDKVWSVAFSHDNHTIASSGFDRTIRVWDIEQGLQYTFQGHGDVVHSIAFSPDGKTLASASRDTTVKLWAIRGTPLRTLMGHTDEVISVAVSPNSKFLASTCKDKTVNLWNANGKLEAILEGHNDKVNCVTFSPDSSTILTAAADASIKMWRTDGTLIDTISAHRAEIYKVVYRCDGQVFASCSADGTVRVWSADGKWLQTLTGHTAEVYSIDFSPDGSMLASASKDKLINLWSWDGTLLGTLDGHSAEVYTVCFNPNGKMIASGSMDQSVKLWSIEGQLIKTLNGHSAEVTSVCFSPDGKSIVSASEDSTIQFWSGDGTLLRTFNGHQGPVRSVCFSPNGKILVSSGEDHKIIMWNLDLENLLMRGCQWLQEYLRTNINVSEEDKRTCLGGCGWLYKHLKSTPPPS; this is encoded by the coding sequence ATGCAGTTAAATGAAACTTCCAATGACCTATCAAGTGGCAGATTATTACAAAGAAGCTTATTGCCACAAAGCTTGCCTGCTTACCCTGGGCTAGATATTGCTGCGGAAGTATGGACAGCAGTAGATCTTGGCGGCGATTATTATCAGTTTTTAGAGCAATCAGGCACATTAGCTGTAGCGATCGCAGATTCTTCAGGCAAGTCCGTGGCAGGAGCGATCCATGCAGCTTTATTTAAAGGACAACTTGATGCTTATGGGCAGCAAGGCAGGCTCCAAAACCCAGCCTCTATGCTCAATTCTTTAAATCAATTGCTATGCAAAAGTGGCACTGATGATGCGATCGCCTTCTGTTATGGCGCACTTAACCTTTTTACCTATGAGCTGCATTTAGGTAATGCTGGCATTCCAGGCCCATTAATTTATCGAGCTGAGACTGATACTTGCGAAGAAGTTGTCAACCCTGCGATCGCACTGGGTCGTTTTGATAGTGCTACCTACAAAGCCACTTCGCGATCGCTTAATGAAGGAGATATCGCGATCTTTTTTAGTGATGGACTATTTGAAGCCACTAGTCCATCAGGAGAGGAATTTGGAAGATCTAGTGGTAATGATATTTCACCACTTCGCAAAACTGTAATTGAACTAGCAAAATATCCAGCCAAAGATATATTACAAGGATTAAAAGTAGCCCTTGATCAATTCTCAGAACTAGAGTTTCCCGACGATGATGTTTCGATCGTGGTAATCAAACTTAAAACCAAAGTTAAGTTTTCTGAACTGCGTAACTGTCCTTATCTTGAGTCTTTACAAGCATGGCAACGCTCTGAAGAAATCGATGAATCTTGCTTATTGAGAGGAACACGTCTTGCTGAATCCCTAGCTTGGGCAGAAGGACAACCAGAATTACCTAGAATTGATCTTAATTTTTTGGAGGCTTCTCAAAGGGTCAATGAGCGCGAACAATTGATGGCAGCTCGTGCTGCAGATGCAGATCGCCTCGAAAAACTCAGCCAAGAGCTAGAAAAGAGCCTAGATGCTGAGCGCCGTCAGCGTATAGTTGCTGAGATGGGCGAAATCAATGAAAAAATTGTTGCTTACACCATTTCTTCAGAAGCGCTTTTTCTTTCTAACAATCATATTGAAGCAATGATTGCTGGCGTAATTGGTGGTGTCCAGCTTAAGCGCCTCACAACACAAGTTGAAGAGAGTACTCTCGAAAATCTTCGTGCCAACACTCAAATTCGTGCCATTACTGCGTTGGAGCAGGTTGTCTACGGCACTCATGAATTTAATCGTCTTGAAGGACATGGGTTTTGGGTTAATAAAGTTTGCTATTCCCGCGATGGTCAATTTATCGCTTCGGCTAGCAGCGATCGCACCATCAAAATATGGGATGCTTCAGGAGTTTTATTACAAACCTTAACCAGTCATACCAACTGGGTAACCAGTGTCGCCTTTAGTCCAAACGGCAACCAGTTAGTTTCAGGCAGCCGCGATAATATGGTTAAGATCTGGAACCGCGATGAATCTGCAAATGGTAATTTTGCTTCCCAACCGATCGCTACGCTCAGGGGACATGAAGGACCTGTTTTAGATGTATGTTTCAGCCACGACGGAGAGATGATTGCCTCAGCAAGCGAAGATACTACCGTTAGGCTCTGGAAAAATGACGGTACAGTGATTCGCACTTTACGCGGCGGGCACGATCGCTGGGTGACCTGTGTGGCTTTTCATCCTAATAGTAAATCTTTAGTTTCAGGTAGTGCCGATCGCAGCTTAATTGTTTGGAATACCCTTGGGGTAAAACTCAGACATCTACGCGGTCATGATAGCTTTGTCGAAAGTGTTGCCTATGCTCCCAATGGTTTAGCAATTGTCTCTGGAAGCCGCGATCGCACCGTCAAAATGTGGGGATCAGATGGGGTCGTAATTAAAACCTTTTATGGACATTCAGACAAAGTATGGAGCGTCGCCTTTAGTCATGATAATCACACGATTGCTTCAAGTGGATTCGATCGTACAATTCGTGTTTGGGATATAGAACAAGGATTGCAATATACATTTCAAGGGCATGGCGACGTTGTTCATAGCATCGCCTTTAGTCCTGATGGCAAAACTCTCGCCTCAGCAAGCAGAGATACCACTGTAAAACTCTGGGCAATTCGTGGTACACCTTTACGCACTTTAATGGGGCATACAGATGAAGTCATCTCTGTCGCGGTTAGCCCTAACTCTAAGTTTTTAGCATCCACTTGTAAAGATAAAACTGTCAATCTCTGGAATGCCAATGGCAAGCTTGAGGCGATCTTAGAAGGACATAATGATAAAGTTAACTGTGTCACTTTTAGCCCAGATAGTTCTACAATTCTAACTGCCGCCGCCGATGCTAGTATCAAAATGTGGAGAACTGATGGAACTTTAATTGACACAATTAGTGCCCATCGTGCGGAAATTTATAAAGTTGTCTATCGTTGCGATGGTCAAGTTTTTGCTTCTTGTAGTGCTGATGGCACTGTCCGAGTTTGGAGCGCTGACGGTAAATGGTTACAGACTCTCACAGGACATACTGCGGAGGTTTACAGTATCGACTTCTCGCCTGATGGAAGTATGCTCGCGTCAGCTAGCAAAGACAAACTTATTAATCTCTGGAGTTGGGATGGCACTCTACTCGGAACTCTTGATGGACATAGCGCTGAAGTCTATACGGTTTGCTTTAACCCCAATGGCAAAATGATTGCTAGTGGCAGCATGGATCAAAGTGTGAAACTTTGGAGTATTGAAGGGCAATTAATTAAAACCTTAAATGGTCATAGCGCTGAAGTCACTAGTGTTTGTTTTAGTCCCGACGGGAAATCAATCGTTTCCGCCAGTGAAGATTCGACAATTCAATTTTGGAGCGGTGATGGTACGCTTTTGCGAACCTTTAACGGACATCAAGGGCCAGTGCGCAGTGTCTGCTTTAGTCCCAATGGCAAAATTTTGGTGTCATCGGGTGAGGATCATAAAATCATCATGTGGAATCTCGATCTTGAGAATCTCCTAATGCGCGGATGTCAATGGTTACAAGAATATTTAAGGACGAATATTAACGTTTCCGAAGAGGATAAGCGTACTTGCTTAGGTGGATGTGGCTGGCTCTATAAGCATCTCAAATCTACACCGCCACCCTCTTAG
- the tuf gene encoding elongation factor Tu, with protein sequence MARAKFERNKPHVNIGTIGHVDHGKTTLTAAITMSLAAAGQATAKAYDQIDAAPEEKARGITINTAHVEYETLARHYAHVDCPGHADYVKNMITGAAQMDGAILLVSAADGPEPQTREHILLARQVGVPNLVVFLNKEDQMEGEDELVELVELEVRELLSSYDFDGDNIPITRGSALKAVEQMTANPKTQRSENPWVDKIWNLMDSVDSYIPTPERDVDKPFLMAVEDVFSITGRGTVATGRIERGTVKVGDVVELVGITDTRTTTVTGIEMFKKSLEQGLAGDNAGLLLRGIQKDEIERGMVLAKPKSINPHTQFEGEVYILTEKEGGRKTPFFPGYRPQFYVRTTDVTGTIVTFTADDGSEAEMVMPGDRIKMTVDLINPIAIEQGMRFAIREGGRTVGSGVVSKILDAPKGGDDKKKK encoded by the coding sequence ATGGCACGCGCTAAATTCGAGAGAAACAAACCCCACGTCAATATCGGTACTATCGGTCACGTTGACCATGGTAAGACTACCCTAACTGCTGCAATCACGATGTCTTTAGCAGCAGCGGGTCAGGCAACAGCCAAGGCATACGATCAAATTGATGCTGCTCCTGAAGAAAAGGCTCGCGGTATTACGATCAATACTGCTCACGTTGAGTATGAAACCTTAGCTCGTCACTATGCTCACGTTGACTGTCCTGGGCACGCTGACTATGTTAAAAACATGATCACTGGTGCTGCACAAATGGATGGAGCAATCCTCCTCGTATCTGCTGCCGATGGACCTGAACCTCAAACCCGTGAGCACATTTTGCTAGCTCGTCAGGTTGGTGTGCCTAATCTTGTTGTTTTCTTGAACAAAGAAGATCAAATGGAAGGCGAAGATGAACTAGTTGAACTAGTTGAGCTAGAAGTTCGTGAATTGCTTTCTTCCTATGACTTCGATGGCGACAATATTCCCATCACTCGTGGTTCTGCATTGAAAGCCGTCGAGCAAATGACTGCTAATCCTAAGACTCAACGTAGCGAAAATCCTTGGGTTGACAAGATTTGGAATTTGATGGATTCAGTTGACTCCTATATTCCTACTCCTGAGCGTGATGTTGACAAGCCTTTCTTGATGGCCGTTGAAGATGTGTTCTCGATTACTGGTCGTGGCACGGTTGCTACAGGTCGGATTGAGCGCGGTACTGTTAAAGTTGGCGATGTTGTTGAGCTTGTTGGTATCACTGATACTCGCACTACAACCGTCACTGGTATTGAAATGTTCAAGAAGAGCCTAGAGCAAGGATTGGCTGGAGACAATGCTGGTCTGCTGCTTCGTGGTATCCAGAAGGATGAGATTGAGCGTGGCATGGTTTTGGCTAAGCCTAAGTCTATTAATCCTCATACTCAGTTTGAAGGTGAAGTTTACATTTTGACTGAGAAAGAAGGTGGTCGTAAGACTCCTTTCTTCCCTGGCTATCGTCCTCAGTTCTATGTACGTACAACTGATGTAACTGGAACCATTGTTACCTTTACTGCTGATGATGGTAGCGAAGCTGAAATGGTTATGCCTGGCGATCGCATCAAGATGACAGTTGATCTAATTAACCCGATCGCAATTGAGCAAGGAATGCGCTTTGCAATTCGTGAAGGTGGTCGTACTGTTGGATCTGGAGTTGTCAGCAAGATTCTTGACGCTCCTAAGGGCGGCGACGACAAGAAGAAGAAATAA
- the fusA gene encoding elongation factor G, with translation MERSIALDKVRNIGIAAHIDAGKTTTTERILFYSGVVHKIGEVHDGTATTDWMAQERERGITITAAAISTSWKDHRINIIDTPGHVDFTIEVERSMRVLDGVVAVFCAVGGVQPQSETVWRQADRYKVPRLVFVNKMDRMGANFLRVREQIRARFGSNAVPIQLPIGSEAELVGIIDLVKMKAYIYKDEIGKDIEEIDIPADLVELTNEWRGKLLESVADSDDVLMEKYLEGEELTEEEVRVGLRKGTLSGSIVPMTCGSAFKNKGVQLLLDAVIDYLPAPSDVKPVSGLLPNGEEAIREAKDDAPMSALAFKIMADPYGRLTFVRVYSGILKKGSYALNSSKNKKERISRLIILKADDRQEVDELRAGDLGAVLGLKDTFTGDTLCDDSSPIVLETLFIPEPVISVAVEPKTKQDMEKLSKALQSLSEEDPTFRVMTDPETNQTIISGMGELHLEILVDRMKREFNVEANVGAPQVAYRETIRKTVTDIEGKFARQSGGKGQYGHVVINLEPTEPGTGFEFVSKIVGGVIPKEFIKPSEQGMKEACESGILAGYPVIDLRATLVHGSFHDVDSSEMAFKIAGSMAIKEAVMKAQPVLLEPMMKVEVETPEDYMGDVIGDLSRRRGNIAGMEDTPSGKSVEARVPLSEMFGYSTDLRSSTQGRASFSMEFSHYEEVPRNVAEAIIAKNKGKKE, from the coding sequence GTGGAACGCTCTATTGCCTTAGATAAGGTACGCAATATAGGCATTGCAGCTCATATTGATGCTGGTAAAACCACAACTACAGAGCGCATTCTGTTTTACTCTGGCGTTGTTCACAAAATAGGTGAAGTCCATGATGGAACCGCAACGACAGACTGGATGGCGCAAGAACGTGAACGTGGTATTACGATTACGGCAGCAGCTATTAGTACAAGTTGGAAAGATCATCGCATTAACATCATCGATACCCCTGGACACGTTGACTTCACAATTGAAGTCGAACGTTCCATGCGTGTACTTGATGGTGTAGTTGCGGTTTTCTGTGCTGTGGGTGGCGTGCAACCTCAGTCCGAGACTGTTTGGAGACAAGCCGATCGCTATAAAGTACCTCGTCTCGTATTCGTTAACAAAATGGATCGTATGGGTGCGAACTTTTTGCGAGTAAGAGAGCAAATTCGTGCTCGTTTTGGCTCCAATGCTGTCCCCATCCAGTTACCTATTGGTAGTGAAGCAGAACTGGTGGGCATTATCGATCTCGTCAAAATGAAAGCCTATATCTATAAAGACGAAATAGGCAAGGATATTGAAGAAATAGATATTCCTGCTGATTTAGTCGAACTGACGAATGAATGGCGCGGTAAGCTGCTTGAATCAGTTGCCGATTCAGATGACGTTCTGATGGAAAAATATCTTGAAGGTGAAGAACTCACTGAAGAAGAAGTCAGAGTAGGTCTGCGCAAGGGAACTTTGAGTGGTTCAATTGTGCCGATGACTTGTGGTTCTGCATTCAAAAATAAAGGCGTACAGCTTTTACTTGATGCTGTTATCGACTATCTTCCTGCTCCTAGCGATGTTAAACCAGTTTCAGGGTTGCTTCCTAACGGTGAAGAGGCTATTCGTGAGGCCAAGGATGATGCCCCAATGTCGGCCCTTGCATTCAAAATCATGGCTGATCCCTACGGTCGTCTTACCTTTGTTCGCGTTTACTCTGGCATCTTGAAAAAAGGTTCCTATGCTTTAAACTCTAGCAAAAACAAGAAAGAACGCATTTCGCGCTTGATCATATTGAAGGCTGATGATCGTCAAGAAGTTGATGAACTCAGAGCAGGGGATCTTGGTGCCGTATTGGGACTCAAAGACACCTTTACTGGCGATACTCTTTGTGACGACAGCTCACCAATTGTTCTTGAGACTCTGTTTATTCCCGAACCTGTGATTTCTGTGGCTGTTGAGCCAAAGACAAAGCAGGATATGGAAAAACTATCCAAGGCTCTACAGTCTCTTTCTGAAGAAGATCCTACCTTCCGCGTAATGACAGATCCAGAGACAAATCAAACAATTATCTCTGGTATGGGTGAGCTTCACCTTGAAATTCTCGTTGATCGGATGAAGCGTGAGTTTAACGTTGAAGCTAACGTGGGTGCTCCTCAAGTTGCTTATCGTGAGACTATCCGCAAAACTGTTACCGATATTGAAGGCAAGTTTGCTCGTCAAAGTGGTGGTAAGGGTCAATATGGTCACGTTGTGATCAATTTGGAACCTACCGAACCAGGTACGGGATTTGAATTTGTATCGAAGATCGTTGGTGGTGTGATTCCTAAGGAATTCATCAAGCCTTCCGAGCAAGGTATGAAAGAAGCCTGTGAATCGGGAATTCTTGCTGGTTATCCTGTGATCGACCTCAGAGCTACCCTTGTACATGGTTCTTTCCATGACGTTGACTCTTCAGAAATGGCTTTTAAAATTGCTGGTTCAATGGCAATCAAGGAAGCTGTAATGAAGGCTCAGCCAGTCTTGCTTGAACCAATGATGAAGGTTGAGGTAGAAACTCCTGAAGACTACATGGGTGATGTAATTGGCGATCTCAGCCGTCGTCGCGGCAATATTGCTGGCATGGAAGATACCCCATCTGGAAAAAGCGTTGAGGCAAGAGTTCCTTTGTCCGAAATGTTTGGGTATTCTACTGACCTTCGCTCATCAACTCAAGGCAGGGCAAGCTTCTCAATGGAATTTAGCCATTATGAAGAAGTGCCAAGGAATGTGGCAGAAGCCATCATTGCTAAAAATAAGGGCAAAAAAGAGTAG
- the rpsG gene encoding 30S ribosomal protein S7, which yields MSRRTKASKRITPPDSVYNSRLISMLIRRVMSRGKHSVASHIVYKALDTIGERTGNPPLEVFDRAIRNATPLVEVKARRVGGATYQVPMEVRTDRGVALALRWLVQYSRGRAGRSMVTKLANELMDAANETGQTIRKREETHKMAEANKAFAHYRY from the coding sequence ATGTCCCGTAGAACGAAAGCTTCAAAGCGCATAACTCCCCCTGATTCGGTTTATAACAGCCGTCTTATTAGTATGCTTATCCGTCGTGTAATGTCACGCGGCAAGCATTCTGTGGCTTCTCACATCGTTTATAAAGCCCTTGACACCATTGGCGAACGTACAGGTAATCCACCATTAGAGGTGTTTGACCGAGCCATTCGTAATGCTACTCCATTGGTTGAAGTCAAGGCGCGTCGTGTTGGCGGTGCTACCTACCAAGTCCCGATGGAAGTCCGTACTGACCGTGGTGTAGCTCTAGCTCTTCGCTGGTTAGTCCAATATTCTCGTGGTCGTGCTGGGCGTAGTATGGTTACTAAACTAGCTAACGAGTTGATGGATGCTGCCAATGAAACTGGTCAAACCATCCGTAAGCGTGAAGAAACCCACAAAATGGCAGAAGCAAACAAAGCATTTGCTCACTATCGTTACTAA
- the rpsL gene encoding 30S ribosomal protein S12: protein MPTIQQLIRSERQTINTKTKSPALKSCPQRRGVCTRVYTTTPKKPNSALRKVARVRLTSGFEVTAYIPGIGHNLQEHSVVMIRGGRVKDLPGVRYHIIRGTLDTSGVKDRKQGRSKYGAKRPKPGQAAAASTGKKKK, encoded by the coding sequence ATGCCCACGATCCAACAGCTCATCCGCAGTGAGCGCCAAACCATAAACACCAAAACAAAATCTCCTGCCCTAAAAAGTTGTCCTCAACGCAGGGGAGTATGTACGCGCGTCTACACTACAACACCCAAAAAGCCCAACTCTGCACTTAGAAAAGTGGCACGGGTACGCTTGACTTCTGGCTTTGAAGTCACCGCATACATCCCTGGCATTGGGCATAACCTCCAAGAACACTCAGTTGTGATGATTAGAGGCGGTCGTGTAAAAGATTTACCAGGTGTGCGTTATCACATTATCCGTGGCACTCTCGATACTTCGGGCGTAAAGGATCGTAAGCAAGGACGCTCTAAGTATGGGGCGAAACGTCCTAAGCCAGGTCAAGCTGCCGCCGCAAGTACTGGCAAGAAGAAGAAGTAA
- the tpiA gene encoding triose-phosphate isomerase, producing MRKIVIAGNWKMYKTQSEAKTFFSEFPAHLKTTASQAAIADQQILICVPYTNLAILQTILPAIGQANLSIGAQNVHWAENGAFTGEISAPMLLEMGIKYVIIGHSERRQFFGETDETVNKRLKAAQAHGITPILCVGESKQQRDANETESWIFSQLAADLIDVDQNNMIVAYEPIWAIGTGDTCASSEANRVIGLIRGKLTNPNVTIQYGGSVKADNIDEIMAQPEIDGVLVGGASLDPAGFARIVNYR from the coding sequence TTGCGTAAAATCGTTATCGCTGGCAACTGGAAAATGTATAAAACCCAGTCTGAAGCCAAAACATTTTTCTCGGAATTTCCTGCACACCTCAAAACTACCGCTTCCCAAGCGGCGATCGCCGATCAGCAAATCCTTATTTGCGTCCCCTATACAAATTTGGCGATCTTACAAACAATCCTGCCAGCGATCGGTCAAGCAAACCTGAGTATTGGTGCTCAAAATGTTCACTGGGCAGAGAATGGCGCATTTACAGGTGAAATATCTGCGCCAATGTTGCTAGAGATGGGCATAAAGTACGTCATCATCGGGCATAGCGAACGTCGTCAGTTTTTCGGTGAAACCGATGAAACCGTGAACAAACGGCTTAAAGCTGCCCAAGCTCATGGTATTACACCCATTCTTTGTGTTGGCGAAAGCAAGCAGCAACGGGATGCTAATGAAACTGAATCATGGATTTTTTCGCAGCTTGCCGCTGATCTTATTGATGTTGACCAGAATAATATGATCGTTGCCTATGAACCAATTTGGGCGATCGGCACTGGAGATACCTGTGCCTCTAGCGAAGCTAATCGCGTGATCGGACTAATTCGTGGTAAGCTTACGAATCCTAACGTCACAATTCAGTATGGTGGTTCCGTCAAAGCTGATAATATTGACGAGATCATGGCTCAACCTGAAATTGATGGTGTGCTGGTTGGCGGAGCAAGTCTTGACCCAGCAGGCTTTGCCCGAATTGTAAATTATCGTTAG
- a CDS encoding energy transducer TonB, which yields MNLSELDEIRSKKENRTLATLLFVGFLGSACLHAAAMITPIPTLWKPVSKEDDTMEVVVDATNTPEEKVAEVAKEAEPIAKIETNQPVDAAPPAIALAPETTTPLQEGKDAAAPDSFKPMLTTGFSDTKIQQGGGPIIAKNGLGSGFGNSKIPTGFVLGGKINGNPNGKKGGVIGGVVNGNPNGKGTQTSTLPPAVTTPNEAKPQKLECLSCPKPQYRGKEGTPRVTYDIAPDGRVTNVRLRQSSGDEQTDRETLEAMSKWQFNPQTIPEGGRTNVKVRVTFEESGSQFQRQNEERRREAEQQKIAEQERQQREAQRSQPIPTATTPVNNPTPDLSPASTSTPVVNTTPAAPQPTPVIEPPAAPQPASVSEPEPPAAPQPAPALVLPPPPPPPSEK from the coding sequence ATGAATCTATCTGAACTTGACGAAATCCGATCTAAAAAAGAGAATCGAACTTTAGCAACGCTATTATTCGTAGGTTTTTTGGGCTCAGCTTGCCTTCATGCCGCCGCCATGATTACTCCAATTCCAACTTTGTGGAAACCTGTCAGCAAAGAAGATGACACAATGGAAGTTGTGGTCGATGCGACAAATACACCCGAAGAGAAAGTTGCAGAAGTTGCTAAAGAAGCAGAGCCAATTGCCAAAATCGAAACAAATCAACCTGTTGATGCTGCACCGCCTGCGATCGCCCTTGCCCCTGAAACTACAACACCTCTACAAGAAGGAAAAGATGCGGCGGCTCCAGATAGTTTTAAACCTATGCTTACTACAGGTTTTAGCGACACAAAAATTCAGCAGGGTGGTGGTCCGATCATAGCCAAAAATGGTCTCGGTTCGGGCTTTGGCAATTCTAAAATCCCCACAGGCTTTGTACTTGGAGGCAAAATTAACGGTAATCCTAATGGTAAAAAAGGTGGAGTAATTGGTGGTGTCGTCAATGGCAACCCCAATGGAAAAGGAACCCAAACCAGTACATTACCTCCTGCTGTAACTACACCTAATGAAGCTAAGCCTCAAAAACTTGAATGCCTTAGTTGTCCAAAGCCCCAATATCGCGGTAAAGAAGGAACCCCCAGAGTTACCTATGATATTGCTCCCGATGGCAGGGTTACGAATGTGCGGTTACGACAATCTAGCGGTGATGAGCAAACTGATCGCGAAACTCTTGAAGCGATGAGCAAATGGCAGTTTAATCCGCAAACCATACCTGAGGGTGGGCGTACCAATGTAAAAGTGCGCGTCACCTTTGAAGAATCTGGCTCACAATTTCAGCGCCAAAATGAAGAGCGGCGGCGTGAAGCTGAACAACAAAAAATAGCAGAGCAAGAGCGTCAACAACGTGAAGCCCAGCGATCGCAGCCAATTCCCACAGCCACAACGCCAGTTAATAATCCGACCCCAGATCTATCTCCAGCATCAACATCAACCCCAGTAGTTAATACAACTCCTGCCGCACCCCAACCTACACCAGTTATTGAGCCTCCTGCTGCACCTCAACCTGCATCAGTTAGTGAGCCTGAGCCTCCTGCCGCACCCCAACCTGCCCCCGCACTTGTACTCCCACCGCCACCACCACCGCCAAGTGAAAAATAA
- a CDS encoding biopolymer transporter ExbD has product MSRRTRRRHDEDLADQPMEIKNVVPLLDVLFALLTFFVLSSLFLNRTEGLPVDLPKAQSGAMQKTPARATISVNDKTEVFLNKQKIGIAEVSDRVKQLLEPNQDLVVVLNADRTVQHGDVIQIMDQLRQIPRVKMAIATKGS; this is encoded by the coding sequence ATGTCTAGAAGAACTCGCCGTCGCCACGATGAAGATCTTGCGGATCAACCAATGGAAATTAAAAACGTTGTACCGCTCCTAGATGTTCTATTTGCGCTGCTGACATTTTTTGTGCTTTCTTCTCTATTTCTCAATCGTACTGAAGGTCTACCAGTTGACTTACCAAAAGCCCAATCTGGAGCGATGCAAAAAACACCCGCTCGCGCCACAATCAGCGTCAATGATAAGACAGAAGTATTTCTAAACAAACAAAAAATTGGGATCGCCGAAGTTAGCGATCGCGTTAAGCAATTACTAGAGCCAAATCAAGATCTTGTCGTGGTTCTTAACGCCGATCGCACTGTCCAGCATGGCGATGTCATTCAAATTATGGATCAACTGCGCCAAATACCTCGTGTAAAGATGGCGATCGCCACCAAAGGAAGTTAA